CCTCCGAGTTCCACTCAACATGGTCGCCAACCTTGAATACCTTCGTCATCGCCATTCCCTCAGGCCAACCCGCCGCTTGCTCTACACTCCCTCAAACAAACCGACTCGCGGATCGTCCGGATTCAGCTTCGCCAACTCGCGCAGAATCTCCTTGCTCCGTTCATCCTGCACCTTCGGCACCACGACCTTTACTTCTACAATCTGGTCGCCGCGCGTGCCTTCGCGGGCCGCGCTCTGCACGCCCTTCTCGCGCAGCCGCAGCTTCTGCCCCGCCTGCGTCCCCGGCGGAATCTTCAACTGCGTTCGCCCGTCAATCGTAGGCACCTCAATCTTCGCGCCCAGCGCCGCCTCCGTAACTGTAACCGGAACGGTGACATAAATATCGTCACCGCTGCGGCTGAAGGTCGGATTCGTCCCGACCTTGATGATCAGGAACAGATCGCCCGCAGGGCCGCCGTTCGTCCCGGCGTTGCCCTTGCCCGCCAGCCGAATCCTCTGGCCGTCGCGCGTCCCTGGCTTGATGCGGAACTCCAGCGGCTCGCGCTTGATCACAACTCCCGCACCATCGCAGGTCTTGCAGGCGTTCTGTATCTTGCCTGTACCGCCGCACTGCGGGCACTGGATGTTGAACTTCATCCGTCCTCCCATCTGCGTCACCTGCCCGCTGCCGTGGCACTCCGGGCACTCGATGCTGCCGCCGGTCGTCGATTTGCCTTTGCACGACGGGCAGACCTCCTGCCGCTGAATCTCCAGCCGCGTCACGCCGCCGCGCACCGCCGTCCAGAAGTCGATGCTGACCTGATACTCAAGATCGGTGCCCGGCTGCGGCCCACGCTGCGCCTTCTGGCCTCCGCCGGTGAACATCCCGCTGAAGATGTCCTTGAAGCTGCCGCCAAATCCGCCGCCCGATTCCTGCTGTCCGCCGCGAGCGCCCGCCTGAAAGTCCGAGAAGTCGAAGCCCCCGAAGTCGAACGGAACCTCCTGCGCGCCGCCGCCTGCCCGTGACCGTCCGCCGCCACCTCCGCCCGGAAAGCCGCCGCCATAGCCGCCGCGAGCCGCAGCCTCAGCCGCCGCCGGATCGATATTGTCGGAGTAGAAGCCGAACTGGTCGTAGATCTTGCGCTTCTTGTCGTCGCTTAAAACATCGTTCGCCTCGGAGATCTCTTTGAACTTCTCCTCAGCCTTCTTGTCGCCCGGATTTACGTCCGGATGATATTTGCGTGCAGCCTTCCTGAACGCCTTGCGAATGTCATCCGCAGTCGCCGTCTTCTTCACGCCCAGCGTGCCGTAATAATCTTTCGTCTGTGTCGCCATAGTCTCTCTTCAGCCTCTTCCATTCTGCAACAGCGCGCACCTCGCGCACCTCGAAATCTGATTTACTCCTCTTGCTTCTTCCCAGCCTGGCATGTCGGACACCAGAACAAATTCCGCCCAGCCATCACCTTCGTCAAAATCTTCGTCCCGCAGACAAAGCACTCTCTGCCCTGCCGCCGATAGACATAGTGCGCCTCTTCCTTCAGCACCTTGCCCCTTCGATGAGGACGGTCCGAAGCCCTGGTCGTCACAATGCGCCGGTCGACCATGCCCGCCTTCATCAAACCCCCCGCATCCTTCCATATCGACCGCAGCCGCTTCTCCTCCACCTCATTGCCCGGAGTAAACGGATTCAGCCTCGCCCGATAAAGCAACTCCGCACGATAGATATTTCCAACCCCTGCCGCTACCGTCTGGTCCATCAACAAAGCGCCAATCGCCTTCTTGCTCTTGCGAACTTTTGCAATCATCTTCTCCGGCCCATCGCCGTTCAAAGGATCGGGACCCAGCCGCTTCAGCAGCTTCTCCCACATCGCCTGCGTGTACACCGAGCAGTCCATCGGTCCACGCAGCTCAACCCACGCAACCTTCTTGGGAGCAACATGCCCCGTGCCGTCATCCTCCGAGTACCAGCCGTGCCGCTTGCTCACACCCGGCTCAGCCGGACGCTTCACCGCCGCCGCATTCCACATCCGCAGCCGCAGCGCTCCACGCACTTCAAGCAACGGCCCCGAGCCCTCCGTGAAATCTCCCTGCAAGCCGAGATGCACATGCAGAATCCGGTCTTTGCCGAAGTCATAGCCCAAGTGCTTGCCGACCGCCATCACGCGCACCAGCTTGCGTCCGTCGATCACCGCCGCATCGGTAAACCGACCCTGCGGCCCGTCTACCTTCACCGGCCTTCCGGCAAACGCCGCCGCGTGCCGCTCAGCCCATCGGTGTATCTCGTTTCCTTCCGGCATCGATTCGGTCGCCTCTCTCGCAAAATCTCGTAAACACGAGCAATGGCGACGGCGCTGGTCAACCACCAGAACAACCGTCGCCACTGCAACTACAGAAACTAAAAACTAGATCTTGCTAAATCTTTTTAATTCCAGACCTGGCTGGCTTCAATCGCCTCGATCGAAAACGTCTGGTCCGGCTCCATCTGCTGCATCCGCTGCATAAACTGTTCTGCTTCGGCCTTGGTATCGAACATCATGCGGTTGTACAACTGTCCTGCCCTCACCTGATCGCATCTCCACATGGTCTCGGTCATCGCCTTTCCTCCAAGCAATCGATTGAGCTCCAGTTTCTCCAGCCACATCACGTCTGCGTAGTGATCTTCCTTGCTTCCATTCCTTCTATCCACTTCAACACCTTTCCTGGTAATAAGACGCACTCTACACGTCAAAGATTCCCATCAGGTCTTATAAAGCAAGAGGGGCATCCTCGCAGGCACACCCCTCTTGTGTTACGTAGCAGCCATCCCTGCGGATGGCCTGCTATTTTCACAACCTGTTACTTACTTCTTTTCATCGACATCGACATACTCCGCATCGATGACGCCTTCGTCCTTCTTCGGCTCTTCGGTAACACCTTCAGCAGCCGTCGCGCCATCGGTCGGCGGAGCAGCAGCCGCAGCCTTGTACATCGCCTCGGCCAGCTTGTGGCTAACAGCCGTCAGCTTGTCCTTGGCGGCGTTCAGCTCCGTCGCACCCGGCGTGCCCGCCAGCGTGCTCTTCGCATCAGCCAAAGCTGCTTCAACCTCGCTCTTATCCGGGTCGGCAACCTTGTCGCCGGCATCCTTCACCATCTTCTCGACGTTGTATACCAGCGAGTCCAGGCCGTTGCGCGCTTCAACCGCATCGCGCTGTTCCTTGTCCTCGGCAGCGTGAGCCTCGGCGTCCTTCGCCATCCGCTCAACCTCTTCTTTGCTTAGACCCGAAGAACTCGTAATCGTAATCTTCTGGTCCTTGCCGGTCGCGTTGTCCTTCGCCGTGACATTCAGAATGCCGTTGGCGTCGATGTCGAACGTGACCTCGATCTGCGGCACGCCACGCGGTGCATTCGGAATCCCGCCCAGCTTGAACTTGCCCAGCGTCCGGTTCTGCGCCGCCATCGGGCGCTCGCCCTGCAGCACATGCACTTCGACCTCGGTCTGATTATCTGCCGCCGTCGAGAACGTCTCCGACTTCTTCGTCGGAATCGTGGTGTTGCGTGCAATCATGCTGGTCGCTACGCCGCCCATCGTCTCGATAGAGAGAGTCAGCGGTGTCACGTCGAGCAGCAGCAAGTCCTTCACCTCACCCGCCAGCACGCCAGCCTGAACCGCCGCGCCGATAGCAACGACTTCATCCGGATTGACGCCCTTGTTGGGCTCTTTTCCGAACAGCTCCTTCACCAGTTGCTGGATCTTCGGCATACGCGTTTGACCGCCGACCAGAACCACTTCGTCGATCTTGCTCGCGTCGATGCCCGCATCCTTCATCGCCTGCTTGCACGGCCCAATCGACCGCTGCAACAGGTCGTCAACCAGCGACTCCAGCTTCGCCCGCGTCAGCTTACGAACCAGGTGCTTCGGCCCGCTCGCATCGGCAGTGATGAACGGCAGATTGATCTCCGTCTCCTGCGCCGTCGACAGCTCGATCTTCGCGCGCTCCGCGGCATCCTTCAACCGCTGCAGCGCCATCTCGTTGCCCTTCGAGGTCAGGTCAAGCCCGGTTTCCTGCTTGAACTCCGAGATCAGCCAATCCACAATGCGCTGGTCGAGATTGTCGCCGCCAAGGTGCGTATCGCCATTGGTCGACTTCACCTCGATCACGCCCTCGCCAACCTCAAGAATCGAGACGTCGAACGTTCCGCCGCCGAAGTCATACACGGCAATCGTCTCGTCCTTCTTCTTATCGAGACCGTAGGCCAAAGCAGCCGCCGTCGGCTCGTTCACAATGCGCTTGACGTCAAGTCCGGCAATCTTTCCGGCATCCTTAGTAGCCTGCCGCTGCGCGTCGTTGAAGTACGCCGGAACCGTAATGACGGCCTCCGTCACCGACTGTCCGAGATAATCTTCCGCAGCCTTCTTCAACTTCTGCAAAATCATCGCCGAAACCTCAGGCGCGGTGTACTCCTTGCCCTGCGCCACCACGGCGATATGGTCGCCCTGCTGCACAACCTTGTACGGCACCATCTTCATCTCGTCATTCACTTCATTGAAGCGACGCCCCATAAAGCGCTTGATCGAGTAAATCGTGTTCTCGGGGTTCGTAATCGCCTGGCGCTTGGCCACCTGGCCCACCAGACGCTCCCCGCTCTTCGTAAACGCAACGACAGAAGGCGTCGTTCGTCCGCCCTCTTCATTGGGAATCACCTTCGGCTCGCCGCCTTCCATAACGGCTACGCACGAATTCGTGGTTCCCAGGTCAATACCGATAATCTTTGCCATATAGAAATCCTCATTCTTCCGGGCCCACGGCCCATTCACATGTGCGACTTACCAAGAATCTCACCTTGAGTCACTTACTGTCAATCTATCTGATGCTTAAACCAGCATGAAGTTGCGCCCGCTTACTCTAATTTCGATGCAACCTATCTTCAACACGTCATCCGTATTTTCACTGAAATTAAATAGGACTAAACTTGTCGTATATCGAGACTTTATGTAAAAAGGAAGAGATGGCACGAAAGCACCTTTTCCTCCACTACACCCGCTACACCCACCTCTACCTCGGGGTCTTCATCGCGCCCGCCCTGCTCTTCTTCGCCTTCACCGGAGCCCTCCAGACCTTCAGCCTCCACGAGACGACC
This region of Edaphobacter dinghuensis genomic DNA includes:
- a CDS encoding DnaJ C-terminal domain-containing protein, encoding MATQTKDYYGTLGVKKTATADDIRKAFRKAARKYHPDVNPGDKKAEEKFKEISEANDVLSDDKKRKIYDQFGFYSDNIDPAAAEAAARGGYGGGFPGGGGGGRSRAGGGAQEVPFDFGGFDFSDFQAGARGGQQESGGGFGGSFKDIFSGMFTGGGQKAQRGPQPGTDLEYQVSIDFWTAVRGGVTRLEIQRQEVCPSCKGKSTTGGSIECPECHGSGQVTQMGGRMKFNIQCPQCGGTGKIQNACKTCDGAGVVIKREPLEFRIKPGTRDGQRIRLAGKGNAGTNGGPAGDLFLIIKVGTNPTFSRSGDDIYVTVPVTVTEAALGAKIEVPTIDGRTQLKIPPGTQAGQKLRLREKGVQSAAREGTRGDQIVEVKVVVPKVQDERSKEILRELAKLNPDDPRVGLFEGV
- a CDS encoding Fpg/Nei family DNA glycosylase; its protein translation is MPEGNEIHRWAERHAAAFAGRPVKVDGPQGRFTDAAVIDGRKLVRVMAVGKHLGYDFGKDRILHVHLGLQGDFTEGSGPLLEVRGALRLRMWNAAAVKRPAEPGVSKRHGWYSEDDGTGHVAPKKVAWVELRGPMDCSVYTQAMWEKLLKRLGPDPLNGDGPEKMIAKVRKSKKAIGALLMDQTVAAGVGNIYRAELLYRARLNPFTPGNEVEEKRLRSIWKDAGGLMKAGMVDRRIVTTRASDRPHRRGKVLKEEAHYVYRRQGRECFVCGTKILTKVMAGRNLFWCPTCQAGKKQEE
- the dnaK gene encoding molecular chaperone DnaK, with product MAKIIGIDLGTTNSCVAVMEGGEPKVIPNEEGGRTTPSVVAFTKSGERLVGQVAKRQAITNPENTIYSIKRFMGRRFNEVNDEMKMVPYKVVQQGDHIAVVAQGKEYTAPEVSAMILQKLKKAAEDYLGQSVTEAVITVPAYFNDAQRQATKDAGKIAGLDVKRIVNEPTAAALAYGLDKKKDETIAVYDFGGGTFDVSILEVGEGVIEVKSTNGDTHLGGDNLDQRIVDWLISEFKQETGLDLTSKGNEMALQRLKDAAERAKIELSTAQETEINLPFITADASGPKHLVRKLTRAKLESLVDDLLQRSIGPCKQAMKDAGIDASKIDEVVLVGGQTRMPKIQQLVKELFGKEPNKGVNPDEVVAIGAAVQAGVLAGEVKDLLLLDVTPLTLSIETMGGVATSMIARNTTIPTKKSETFSTAADNQTEVEVHVLQGERPMAAQNRTLGKFKLGGIPNAPRGVPQIEVTFDIDANGILNVTAKDNATGKDQKITITSSSGLSKEEVERMAKDAEAHAAEDKEQRDAVEARNGLDSLVYNVEKMVKDAGDKVADPDKSEVEAALADAKSTLAGTPGATELNAAKDKLTAVSHKLAEAMYKAAAAAPPTDGATAAEGVTEEPKKDEGVIDAEYVDVDEKK